One Mycobacterium marseillense DNA window includes the following coding sequences:
- a CDS encoding DUF6295 family protein produces MCTYLTEHVEIDGSGKGATGWFGADRATVYVDHPVHAPYGHTVNIDVINPQLGPSARVALELTEESALALADAIHKAIAHAPAGLASKDQ; encoded by the coding sequence ATGTGCACCTATCTCACTGAACACGTCGAGATCGACGGCAGCGGCAAGGGCGCCACCGGGTGGTTCGGCGCCGACAGGGCGACCGTGTACGTCGACCACCCCGTCCACGCACCCTACGGCCACACGGTCAACATCGACGTGATCAACCCGCAGCTCGGTCCATCGGCGCGGGTGGCCCTGGAACTCACCGAGGAAAGCGCCCTGGCGCTGGCCGACGCCATCCACAAAGCGATCGCCCACGCACCGGCCGGGCTGGCCTCCAAAGATCAATAG
- a CDS encoding dienelactone hydrolase family protein: protein MNAPSPDAIRAETITITGHGGDEIEAYQAVPLAPGSRGGVVWIHHMPGYDRETKEFVRRLAVSGYHTVAPNLYSREAPGAAPDDAAAAARAAGGVPDERLVGDVAGAVEQLRGLPGANGKVGVIGHCSGGRHAYLAASSLPFDAAVDCYGAFIVEDPPEGMPKTMRPILNLAADLSCPLLGLFGREDRFPAPEGVATLDAELTRLNKPHEFHSYEGAGHSFFSVDRPAYRPEAAVDGWRRIDEFFGTHLKG from the coding sequence ATGAACGCGCCCAGCCCCGACGCCATCCGCGCCGAGACGATCACCATCACCGGTCACGGCGGCGACGAGATCGAGGCCTACCAGGCCGTGCCGCTCGCGCCGGGGTCGCGCGGGGGCGTCGTGTGGATTCACCACATGCCCGGCTACGACCGGGAGACCAAGGAGTTCGTTCGCCGGCTCGCGGTCAGCGGCTATCACACCGTGGCGCCGAACCTCTATTCGCGCGAGGCGCCGGGGGCCGCGCCCGACGACGCGGCCGCAGCGGCGCGCGCGGCCGGCGGGGTGCCTGACGAGCGACTGGTCGGCGATGTCGCGGGCGCCGTCGAGCAGCTGCGCGGCCTGCCGGGGGCCAACGGCAAGGTCGGTGTCATCGGGCACTGCTCGGGCGGGCGGCACGCCTACCTGGCGGCATCCTCGCTGCCCTTCGACGCGGCGGTTGACTGCTACGGCGCCTTCATCGTCGAGGATCCGCCCGAAGGCATGCCCAAAACCATGCGGCCGATACTGAATCTGGCCGCCGACCTGAGCTGCCCGCTGCTGGGCCTGTTCGGGCGCGAGGACCGATTCCCCGCCCCCGAAGGCGTGGCCACCCTGGACGCCGAACTCACCCGACTGAACAAGCCGCACGAGTTTCACTCCTACGAGGGGGCGGGGCACTCCTTCTTCTCCGTCGACCGGCCCGCATACCGGCCGGAGGCGGCGGTGGACGGGTGGCGGCGCATCGACGAGTTTTTCGGCACCCACCTGAAAGGTTAG
- a CDS encoding class I SAM-dependent methyltransferase, with protein sequence MSEDPRADRVSRQYDRWEYPPPVTDLEAWTQNHWDWFDPFWTHRVLWPDRAYRPDLDILIAGCGTFQAAVFAFMNRAAKVVAIDVSRSALDHQQYLKDKHQLLNLELHLLPIEEAPALARDFDLIVSTGVLHHMADPLVGLKALGRCLRRDGALGIMLYAKYGRFGVELLESAFRDLGLSQDDASVQLVKEAVAALPADHPVRPYLQGARDLMSDGALVDTFLHARQRSYTVEECLDLVGDAGLAFQGWLRNSPYYPHDAFVAPPGPFQSLLNQVPDATLWSVMERLQPANATHFFVACRPERPTQDYALDFSTPASLDYVPLPRTACLLSGDEIHLPGAKVRLTPAQLPFVQRVDGRRTIRQIVESVAQGSADDGAQVREFGHQLFRSLWRLDFLAMALNTTPSG encoded by the coding sequence GTGTCCGAGGATCCGCGGGCGGACCGTGTCTCCCGCCAGTACGATCGCTGGGAATATCCGCCCCCGGTAACCGATCTCGAGGCGTGGACCCAGAACCACTGGGATTGGTTCGATCCCTTCTGGACCCACCGGGTGTTATGGCCCGACCGCGCATACCGGCCGGATCTCGACATCCTCATCGCGGGTTGCGGCACATTCCAGGCGGCGGTTTTCGCCTTCATGAACCGCGCCGCCAAGGTCGTCGCGATAGACGTCAGCCGGTCGGCGTTGGATCACCAGCAGTATCTGAAGGACAAGCACCAGCTGCTGAACCTCGAACTGCACCTGCTACCCATCGAAGAGGCCCCGGCGCTGGCCCGCGATTTCGACCTCATAGTCTCCACCGGCGTCTTGCACCACATGGCGGACCCGCTCGTCGGGCTCAAAGCGCTCGGTCGCTGCCTGCGGCGCGACGGCGCGCTGGGCATCATGCTCTACGCCAAATACGGCAGGTTCGGCGTCGAGCTGCTCGAATCGGCGTTTCGCGACCTCGGGCTGTCGCAGGACGACGCGTCGGTTCAGCTGGTCAAGGAGGCGGTTGCGGCGCTGCCCGCCGACCACCCTGTCCGGCCCTACCTACAGGGCGCGCGTGACCTGATGTCCGACGGGGCGCTGGTCGACACCTTCTTGCACGCCCGCCAACGCAGCTACACCGTCGAGGAGTGCCTGGATCTGGTCGGCGACGCCGGGCTGGCGTTCCAGGGCTGGCTGCGCAATTCGCCGTATTACCCGCACGATGCGTTCGTCGCGCCGCCGGGCCCGTTCCAGTCGCTGTTGAACCAAGTCCCCGACGCCACGCTGTGGTCGGTGATGGAACGTCTGCAACCGGCCAATGCCACACATTTTTTTGTCGCCTGCCGACCCGAACGGCCGACGCAGGACTATGCACTCGACTTCTCGACGCCGGCGTCCCTCGATTACGTCCCGCTGCCGCGGACGGCATGCCTCCTGTCCGGCGACGAGATTCACCTGCCCGGCGCGAAAGTGAGGCTCACGCCGGCCCAACTGCCCTTCGTCCAGCGCGTCGACGGCCGGCGCACCATCCGGCAGATCGTCGAGTCGGTGGCCCAGGGCAGCGCGGACGACGGGGCGCAGGTGCGCGAATTCGGCCACCAGCTGTTCCGGTCGCTGTGGCGCCTCGACTTCCTGGCGATGGCGCTGAACACGACGCCGTCCGGTTAG
- a CDS encoding PPE family protein, SVP subgroup, translated as MSFLTTQTEEMLAAETLLSGINSNLAAQNTGAASATTVIAPAAADPVSAQQAAIFSAYGTQYQTIAAEAQALLEQYSQTLGISSNSYGDTEAVNASQAAIQALDAADSGTSSGVGSNPIDILAWLLGYNGQSSGGLGGIFGLSSNTANIGNIGIGNWSSATSNLLGLAGGGLLDTSADAGAAAAADLATDTAPASVGVGGVAGVGAVPTAAMGQATMVNKLSVPPSWAGSTPVAGSSAAPLQTVGWTAAAPQAGTGTVVPGMPGVGAMGRNGAGFGAPRYGVKPIVMPKPTAV; from the coding sequence ATGTCGTTTCTGACAACACAGACTGAAGAAATGCTAGCCGCGGAGACGTTGCTGTCCGGAATCAACAGCAACCTGGCAGCCCAAAACACCGGCGCCGCGTCGGCGACGACCGTCATCGCCCCCGCCGCCGCCGACCCGGTGTCGGCCCAGCAGGCAGCCATCTTCTCGGCGTACGGCACCCAGTACCAGACGATCGCCGCCGAGGCGCAGGCGCTCCTCGAGCAGTATTCGCAGACCCTGGGCATCAGCTCCAACAGCTACGGCGACACCGAGGCCGTAAACGCCAGCCAGGCCGCCATCCAAGCATTGGACGCCGCGGATTCCGGCACCTCCTCGGGCGTGGGATCCAACCCGATCGACATCCTCGCCTGGCTGCTCGGCTACAACGGCCAGTCCAGCGGCGGTCTCGGTGGCATATTCGGCCTCTCGAGCAACACCGCCAATATCGGCAACATCGGCATCGGGAACTGGTCCTCGGCCACGTCGAACCTGCTCGGCCTCGCCGGTGGCGGCCTGCTGGACACGTCCGCCGACGCCGGTGCGGCCGCCGCGGCGGACCTGGCCACCGATACCGCCCCGGCCAGCGTCGGTGTGGGCGGCGTGGCGGGCGTGGGCGCGGTGCCGACCGCCGCGATGGGCCAGGCGACCATGGTCAACAAGCTCTCGGTGCCGCCGAGTTGGGCCGGTTCCACCCCGGTGGCGGGGTCGAGCGCCGCGCCGCTGCAGACCGTCGGCTGGACCGCCGCCGCGCCGCAGGCCGGGACGGGAACGGTGGTACCGGGCATGCCGGGAGTCGGCGCGATGGGGCGCAACGGCGCCGGCTTCGGCGCGCCGCGCTACGGCGTCAAGCCGATCGTCATGCCGAAGCCGACCGCGGTCTAG
- a CDS encoding HNH endonuclease signature motif containing protein translates to MCAIPGCGATRGLHAHHIRHWEDGGPTELANLVLVCPYHHRLHHRGEITLTGPAHALIVTDDTGRILSPGSLARPPTGSPPAVAPCPGPTGERAHWWWYDPFQPQPPPTNN, encoded by the coding sequence ATGTGCGCGATACCCGGGTGCGGCGCCACCCGCGGTCTGCACGCCCACCACATCCGGCACTGGGAAGACGGCGGCCCCACCGAGTTGGCCAACCTGGTCCTGGTCTGCCCCTATCACCACCGGCTGCACCACCGGGGCGAGATCACCCTCACCGGACCCGCGCACGCTCTCATCGTCACCGACGACACCGGCCGAATCCTGAGCCCGGGATCACTGGCACGCCCACCCACTGGGTCCCCGCCCGCGGTGGCGCCCTGCCCCGGCCCGACCGGCGAACGCGCCCACTGGTGGTGGTATGACCCCTTCCAACCCCAACCACCACCGACCAACAACTAG